Proteins co-encoded in one Streptosporangiales bacterium genomic window:
- a CDS encoding helix-turn-helix domain-containing protein, giving the protein MPTDDGSWPIKELTDAQVMRAMAHPVRMKLVELLLVDGPLTATECGARLDETPANCSFHLRTLAKHGFVEEAEGGTGRQRPWRAVPQGTNFPSGPSAPPHLRAAADLLTRTFAERNVSRLYAYLDRMDDYGKEWSDAAMLSDLASYLTPEELTQLREQLIYLLRPYVPRLADPASRPEGARLVTFFLAGFPTEPAAGEGPDDA; this is encoded by the coding sequence ATGCCCACCGACGACGGCTCCTGGCCGATCAAGGAACTCACCGACGCCCAGGTGATGCGCGCGATGGCGCACCCGGTACGGATGAAGCTGGTCGAGCTGCTGCTCGTCGACGGCCCGCTGACCGCCACCGAGTGCGGTGCGCGGCTGGATGAGACGCCCGCGAACTGCTCGTTCCACCTGCGCACGCTCGCCAAGCACGGCTTCGTCGAGGAGGCCGAGGGCGGCACCGGCCGGCAGCGGCCCTGGCGGGCGGTGCCGCAGGGCACCAACTTCCCCAGCGGGCCGAGCGCACCACCGCACCTGCGGGCGGCCGCCGACCTGCTCACCCGCACGTTCGCCGAACGCAACGTCAGCCGGCTGTACGCGTACCTCGACCGGATGGACGACTACGGCAAGGAGTGGTCGGACGCCGCGATGCTCTCCGACCTCGCCAGCTACCTCACCCCCGAGGAGCTCACCCAGCTGCGGGAGCAGCTCATCTACTTGCTCCGCCCGTACGTCCCGCGGCTCGCCGACCCGGCCTCCCGCCCAGAGGGCGCGCGGCTGGTGACGTTCTTCCTCGCCGGGTTCCCGACGGAGCCGGCTGCCGGCGAGGGACCCGACGATGCGTGA
- a CDS encoding MFS transporter, translating into MRELLKRGDFRLLLLALVLTMFGDRALILANGIWVKSLTGSNSAAGLNILLLVTPSVVSPFFGVVVDRVKRRPFLVVLNLSCAVAIVPLLFVRDAGQVWIIYAVSFLYGIALLLNDAAVNGVLKSMLTEDQLASANGVIQTMREGLRLLVPIAGAGLFAVFGEQAVVVLDMVTLVLGAGTLLALRLRAAKPAPAEHKLLMEVAAGARHLFGSVRLRRLVLTTSTALLVIGFSETVIFAVIDALHRPPAYFGVLMTAQGVGAVLRAPPRPPSSGAAASS; encoded by the coding sequence ATGCGTGAGCTGCTGAAACGCGGTGACTTCCGGCTGCTCCTGCTGGCGCTGGTGCTCACCATGTTCGGCGACCGCGCGCTGATCCTCGCCAACGGGATCTGGGTGAAGAGCCTCACCGGCAGCAACTCGGCCGCCGGGCTGAACATCCTGCTGCTGGTCACGCCCTCGGTCGTGTCGCCGTTCTTCGGCGTCGTGGTCGACAGGGTGAAGCGCCGGCCGTTCCTCGTGGTGCTCAACCTCAGCTGCGCGGTGGCGATCGTGCCACTGCTGTTCGTCCGGGACGCCGGCCAGGTGTGGATCATCTACGCGGTCTCGTTCCTCTACGGCATCGCACTGCTGCTGAACGACGCCGCGGTGAACGGTGTGCTCAAGTCGATGCTCACCGAGGATCAGCTGGCCAGCGCGAACGGCGTCATCCAGACGATGCGGGAAGGCCTGCGGCTGCTGGTGCCGATCGCCGGTGCCGGCCTGTTCGCCGTGTTCGGCGAACAGGCGGTGGTCGTGCTCGACATGGTGACGCTCGTACTCGGGGCCGGCACGCTGCTCGCACTGCGGCTGCGTGCGGCCAAGCCGGCGCCCGCCGAGCACAAGCTGCTCATGGAGGTGGCCGCCGGTGCCAGGCACCTGTTCGGTTCCGTCCGGCTCCGCCGGCTGGTGCTCACCACGAGCACGGCGCTGCTGGTGATCGGGTTCAGCGAGACGGTGATCTTCGCTGTGATCGATGCGCTGCACCGGCCACCGGCGTACTTCGGCGTACTGATGACCGCGCAGGGCGTCGGCGCCGTGCTCCGGGCACCACCGCGGCCGCCGTCGTCAGGCGCCGCGGCGAGCAGCTGA
- the hisC gene encoding histidinol-phosphate transaminase, whose product MAQRPWQSVGVSASTSASNQGPKFRETLDKLAAYVPGKPAVAPDGKAYKLSSNETPLTPLPSVRDAIAAAAGDGNRYPDNGSVELVGRIAQRFEVPESHVAVGCGSVGVMEQLMLAAAGPGDEVVYAWRSFEAYPILVQLTGATSVQVPLDGETHDLDAMAEAITDRTRLIFVCNPNNPTGTVVRREALVEFLDYVPQDCLVVLDEAYREFVTDDLVPDGLTLYGERPNVAVLRTFSKAYGLAGLRVGFAVAHEPVAEAARKTMLPFTVSSVAQAAAIASLDAEDQLLARVREIVGERQRVRDALLSYGYQVVESQANFVWLRLGTRTPEFAEACAAQGVAVRPFGTEGVRVSVAERAAGDRFLGVARAFKAN is encoded by the coding sequence ATGGCACAGCGGCCATGGCAGAGTGTTGGCGTGAGTGCTTCCACTTCAGCTAGTAACCAAGGTCCCAAGTTCCGCGAGACCCTCGACAAGCTCGCCGCCTACGTACCGGGCAAACCCGCGGTCGCCCCGGACGGCAAGGCGTACAAGCTGTCCAGCAACGAGACACCGCTGACCCCGTTGCCGAGCGTGCGCGACGCGATCGCGGCGGCGGCCGGGGACGGCAACCGTTACCCGGACAACGGCTCCGTGGAGCTGGTCGGCCGGATCGCGCAGCGCTTCGAGGTGCCGGAGAGCCACGTCGCCGTCGGGTGCGGCTCGGTCGGCGTGATGGAACAGCTGATGCTCGCCGCCGCCGGGCCTGGCGACGAGGTGGTCTACGCGTGGCGGTCGTTCGAGGCCTACCCGATCCTCGTGCAGCTGACGGGTGCGACGAGCGTGCAGGTGCCGCTGGACGGCGAGACCCATGACCTGGACGCCATGGCGGAGGCGATCACCGACCGCACGCGCCTGATCTTCGTGTGCAACCCGAACAACCCGACAGGCACCGTGGTGCGGCGGGAGGCGCTTGTCGAGTTCCTCGACTACGTGCCCCAGGACTGCCTGGTCGTACTCGACGAGGCGTACCGCGAGTTCGTCACCGACGACCTTGTGCCCGACGGCCTCACGCTGTATGGGGAGCGGCCGAACGTGGCGGTGCTGCGTACGTTCTCCAAGGCGTACGGGCTGGCCGGTCTGCGGGTCGGTTTCGCGGTCGCGCACGAGCCGGTCGCGGAGGCGGCGCGCAAGACCATGCTGCCGTTCACCGTCTCCTCGGTGGCGCAGGCCGCGGCGATCGCGTCGCTCGACGCTGAGGACCAGCTGCTCGCCCGGGTGCGCGAGATCGTCGGGGAGCGCCAGCGGGTACGCGACGCGCTGCTCTCGTACGGCTACCAGGTGGTGGAGTCGCAGGCGAACTTCGTCTGGCTGCGGCTGGGTACGCGTACCCCGGAGTTCGCGGAGGCGTGCGCTGCGCAGGGGGTGGCCGTGCGGCCGTTCGGCACCGAGGGCGTCCGGGTGAGCGTGGCCGAGCGCGCCGCCGGCGACCGGTTCCTCGGCGTGGCCAGGGCGTTCAAGGCGAACTAG
- a CDS encoding alpha-xylosidase → MSHLLREVTEVHTTTDGLVLGVRAVPCAQLPGGPGYLTGEPPQVQGIETTLPNLPPELDLPTGDERAYEIRVRWAAPGTVRLTIAPPDAWPHADDGTRLGIVTDAAPQPSDVTVEERDGWVEAASAQLRVRVRRQSLAVEVVDVATGEVLLRTADRLRQVAGFPMAPAVLATDDDATTVHFELAADEDAYGTGTGMAYKPVPVWHSTRGYLGFLNTGAQVVADVGHSRPSVLALTVPDTAVDLYVVAAATPKERLSAYTALTGRGPVPPLWAYGGWLGRCRYHSRAELEEVGQGLRKHQVPCDVIHLDPDWLVLDRLNTDFVWNTERFGNRRELVEALDALGLRLSVWELPYLDPRSHRYAEAERLGYLVTDADGEPARVTKTLTPDGLPRGLVDFTNPAAREWWQSMHEAFLDDGVAVFKTDFGEGLPDDAVSYDGTPPNHAHNLYPLRYNGAVSEVIGRHTGRSPLVFGRSGWAGSQRYPGQWGGDAESTVAGMQASLRGGLSYALSAPGVWSHDVGGFYGPELTPELFVRWTQFGALSPMMRAHGLRPREPWAFGDEALAIVRDWIRLRYALLPYLWQVAHESAAGGWPMLRPLGLEFPDDPVAVRTDDAFLLGADLLAAPIFDDRPGTVQRRFYLPAGTWRDWFTGETFTGPGFHTVEVSLERMPVLVRTGAVIPVVEVDDGVRRTDDLIGRPWQLCVHDAEPVARELVGFDGSVTSVQVAGGQVTAAGSQPIAAAVQPW, encoded by the coding sequence ATGAGCCACCTGCTGCGCGAGGTCACCGAGGTACACACGACGACGGACGGGCTCGTACTCGGCGTGCGCGCCGTGCCGTGTGCCCAGCTGCCAGGCGGCCCCGGCTACCTCACCGGTGAGCCGCCGCAGGTGCAGGGGATCGAGACCACGCTGCCGAACCTGCCGCCCGAGCTGGACCTGCCGACCGGCGACGAGCGGGCGTACGAGATCCGGGTGCGGTGGGCCGCGCCCGGCACCGTACGGCTCACCATCGCCCCGCCGGACGCCTGGCCGCACGCCGACGACGGCACCAGGCTCGGCATCGTCACAGACGCGGCGCCGCAGCCGTCCGACGTGACCGTCGAGGAGCGCGACGGCTGGGTCGAGGCGGCAAGCGCGCAGCTACGGGTGCGGGTGCGCAGGCAGTCGCTGGCCGTCGAGGTGGTCGACGTTGCGACCGGCGAGGTGCTGCTGCGCACGGCCGACCGGCTGCGCCAGGTGGCCGGCTTCCCGATGGCGCCCGCCGTGCTCGCCACCGACGACGACGCCACCACCGTGCACTTCGAGCTGGCCGCCGACGAGGACGCGTACGGCACCGGCACCGGGATGGCGTACAAGCCGGTGCCGGTGTGGCACTCCACCCGCGGCTACCTGGGCTTCCTTAACACCGGCGCGCAGGTCGTCGCCGACGTCGGTCATTCCAGGCCGAGCGTGCTCGCGCTGACCGTGCCGGACACCGCCGTCGACCTGTACGTTGTCGCGGCGGCGACCCCGAAGGAGCGGCTGTCCGCGTACACGGCGCTGACCGGCCGCGGCCCGGTGCCGCCGCTGTGGGCGTACGGCGGCTGGCTCGGCCGCTGCCGGTACCACTCGCGCGCCGAGCTGGAGGAGGTCGGCCAGGGGCTGCGCAAGCACCAGGTGCCGTGCGACGTCATCCACCTGGACCCGGACTGGCTGGTGCTCGACCGGCTCAACACCGACTTCGTCTGGAACACCGAGCGGTTCGGCAACCGCCGCGAGCTGGTCGAGGCGCTCGACGCGCTCGGCCTGCGGCTGTCGGTGTGGGAGCTGCCGTACCTCGACCCCAGGTCGCACAGGTACGCGGAGGCCGAGCGGCTCGGCTACCTGGTGACCGACGCGGACGGCGAGCCGGCGCGCGTGACGAAGACGCTCACCCCGGACGGCCTGCCCAGGGGACTCGTCGACTTCACCAACCCGGCCGCACGCGAGTGGTGGCAGTCGATGCACGAGGCCTTCCTCGACGACGGCGTCGCGGTGTTCAAGACCGACTTCGGCGAGGGCCTGCCCGACGATGCCGTGTCGTACGACGGCACGCCGCCGAACCACGCCCACAACCTCTACCCGCTGCGCTACAACGGCGCGGTCAGCGAGGTCATCGGCCGCCATACCGGCCGCTCGCCGTTGGTGTTCGGCCGCAGCGGCTGGGCCGGCTCGCAGCGGTACCCCGGCCAGTGGGGCGGCGACGCCGAGTCCACGGTGGCCGGCATGCAGGCGTCGCTGCGTGGCGGCCTGTCTTACGCGCTGTCCGCGCCAGGGGTGTGGAGCCACGACGTCGGCGGGTTCTACGGACCGGAGCTCACCCCGGAGCTGTTCGTACGGTGGACGCAGTTCGGCGCGCTGTCGCCGATGATGCGGGCACACGGCCTGCGGCCGCGCGAACCGTGGGCGTTCGGCGACGAGGCGCTGGCGATCGTCCGAGACTGGATCAGGCTGCGGTACGCGCTGCTGCCGTACCTGTGGCAGGTGGCGCACGAGTCCGCCGCGGGCGGCTGGCCGATGCTGCGGCCGCTCGGCCTGGAGTTCCCCGACGACCCGGTCGCCGTACGCACCGACGACGCCTTCCTGCTCGGCGCCGACCTGCTCGCCGCGCCGATCTTCGACGACCGGCCGGGGACCGTACAGCGTCGGTTCTACCTGCCGGCCGGCACCTGGCGCGACTGGTTCACCGGCGAGACGTTCACCGGGCCGGGCTTCCACACCGTCGAGGTGTCGCTCGAGCGAATGCCGGTACTTGTACGAACCGGCGCGGTGATCCCCGTGGTCGAGGTCGACGACGGGGTGCGGCGCACGGACGACCTGATCGGCCGGCCGTGGCAGCTGTGTGTGCACGATGCGGAGCCGGTCGCGCGTGAGCTGGTCGGCTTCGACGGCTCCGTGACGTCGGTGCAGGTGGCAGGCGGGCAGGTGACCGCGGCCGGCAGCCAGCCGATCGCCGCGGCCGTTCAGCCGTGGTAG
- a CDS encoding ABC transporter permease subunit, with protein MGYQLGRRAVLLVYALLIIVPLIVVFTGTFKTQGELFNSPFGLPESFSPKNYVTVLTQENLGRALLNSTIVTACSVTLTLFLASLAAYGVARIPGWPGRLVYGFVVLGMAVPVQANMIPQYVLFDSLGLLNSRIGLVLINIVMTLPIAMFILAGFMRTLPRELYEATSVDGAGPWRVYRSVVLPLSRPSLAATAIFLFVIHWNDLLYPLLFVQEPSKKTLPVALLDFTGEFLTNYPLLFTGVMVASLPIVVAYVFLQRYFVAGMTAGAVKG; from the coding sequence ATGGGTTACCAACTCGGTCGCCGCGCCGTACTCCTGGTGTACGCGCTGCTCATCATCGTGCCGTTGATCGTCGTGTTCACCGGCACCTTCAAGACCCAGGGCGAGCTGTTCAACTCCCCGTTCGGCCTGCCCGAGTCGTTCAGCCCGAAGAACTACGTCACCGTGCTGACCCAGGAGAACCTCGGCCGTGCGTTGCTTAACAGCACGATCGTGACCGCCTGCTCGGTCACGCTGACGCTGTTCCTCGCGAGCCTCGCCGCGTACGGTGTCGCGCGCATCCCCGGCTGGCCGGGACGTCTCGTCTACGGTTTCGTGGTGCTCGGCATGGCGGTGCCCGTGCAGGCGAACATGATCCCGCAGTACGTGCTGTTCGACTCGCTCGGCCTGCTGAACAGCCGGATCGGCCTGGTTCTCATCAACATCGTGATGACACTGCCGATCGCGATGTTCATCCTCGCCGGGTTCATGCGTACGCTGCCCCGCGAGCTGTACGAGGCGACGTCGGTCGACGGCGCGGGGCCGTGGCGGGTCTACCGCTCGGTCGTGCTGCCGTTGTCGCGCCCGTCGCTCGCGGCCACCGCGATCTTCCTGTTCGTCATCCACTGGAACGACCTGCTGTACCCGCTGCTGTTCGTACAGGAGCCGAGCAAGAAGACGCTGCCGGTCGCCCTGCTGGACTTCACCGGCGAGTTCCTCACCAACTACCCGCTGCTGTTCACCGGCGTGATGGTGGCTTCGCTGCCGATCGTCGTGGCGTACGTCTTCCTGCAGCGCTACTTCGTGGCCGGTATGACGGCGGGAGCCGTCAAGGGATGA
- a CDS encoding ABC transporter permease subunit, which translates to MSKTDTRPAAPPEPERRGSSWPARLLGHRGAHVHPGLYLFPVPALVLYVVFFAIPTVQAVQYAVTDWDGISADYNTVGADNFSRLVTNDDLFSSALVNNLKFMLVVVVLQTLLALLLALYLVKTTRASSLLRALYFFPTILSSVSVAFVWKFIYDPNFGLINQTLSVIGLDAWHGAFLGDPAKAIYFVALTQVWFHAGQMMVVYVAGLQQVPKELYESALVDGAGRWQQFRYVTWPMIAPATAIVLAYTTIQSFKAFDLILGLGGNPPKRSLDILSTRIYTTFTNSEFGYAAAQSILFVIIIALVTWLQRRTVRLTQAGM; encoded by the coding sequence GTGAGCAAGACGGACACCCGGCCAGCTGCGCCGCCGGAGCCGGAGCGGCGGGGCAGCTCCTGGCCCGCCCGGCTGCTGGGGCACCGCGGTGCGCACGTGCATCCTGGGCTCTACCTGTTCCCCGTACCCGCGCTCGTGCTGTACGTGGTGTTCTTCGCCATCCCCACGGTGCAGGCGGTGCAGTACGCAGTCACCGACTGGGACGGCATCAGCGCCGACTACAACACGGTGGGGGCGGACAACTTCAGTCGGCTGGTGACGAACGACGACCTGTTCTCGTCGGCGCTGGTCAACAACCTGAAGTTCATGCTGGTCGTCGTCGTGCTGCAGACGCTGCTCGCGCTGCTGCTCGCGCTGTACCTGGTGAAGACCACCAGGGCCTCGTCGCTGCTGCGCGCGCTGTACTTCTTCCCCACCATCCTCTCGAGCGTGTCGGTCGCGTTCGTGTGGAAGTTCATCTACGACCCGAACTTCGGCCTGATCAACCAGACGCTGAGCGTGATCGGGCTGGACGCCTGGCACGGTGCGTTCCTCGGTGACCCGGCAAAGGCCATCTACTTCGTCGCGCTGACCCAGGTGTGGTTCCACGCGGGCCAGATGATGGTGGTCTACGTGGCGGGCCTGCAGCAGGTGCCGAAGGAGCTGTACGAGTCTGCGCTCGTCGACGGCGCCGGCCGGTGGCAGCAGTTCAGGTACGTCACCTGGCCGATGATCGCGCCCGCCACGGCGATCGTGCTCGCGTACACCACGATCCAGTCGTTCAAGGCGTTCGACCTGATCCTCGGCCTCGGCGGCAACCCGCCGAAGCGGTCGCTGGACATCCTGTCGACGCGCATCTACACGACGTTCACCAACTCCGAGTTCGGCTACGCCGCCGCCCAGTCGATCCTGTTCGTCATCATCATCGCCCTGGTTACCTGGCTGCAGCGGCGCACCGTACGGCTGACGCAGGCAGGGATGTGA
- a CDS encoding extracellular solute-binding protein — MPYDSLTRRRLLQAFGALAAGATVAGCAGPGSSSNDKPSGIDTTGPVEGDLSFAHWRAEDKKAFADIIDAFTKANSKVSVRQDISPSYDYQSKALQQIRGGNVGDVFVAFRGAQFVDMVGAGLYADLSKQPWAENYDQELAAPGKHDGELLGFPYQYVFNMPVYNVNLLQKAGYEEPPTDWDGFLAMCRKLKAQGVTPIAWPGGEPGNAGHLLNSMVMNNAPSDDMFAKMEAGDYKATDDWYVHTLEQYAQLRPYFQKNATGTQVEPAEQMFVDEKAAMLATGSFHIIALRAVGAKFPMDCLAPITVAEKDAKYQGIHNATFILGVNTKSDNTPAAVKFLEYLSDPKVAVKYADATVQHSTIKGVEYTNKDLKALEPWLEKKTMLAPRFQFVDLDIAAAVENAAIEVVGGKDPEKAAQAAEKIADQRRK, encoded by the coding sequence ATGCCATACGATTCGCTGACCCGTCGCCGGTTGCTGCAGGCGTTCGGCGCGTTGGCCGCGGGCGCGACGGTCGCCGGGTGCGCAGGCCCAGGGAGCAGCAGCAACGACAAGCCGTCGGGCATCGACACCACAGGCCCCGTCGAAGGTGACCTCTCCTTCGCGCACTGGCGGGCTGAGGACAAGAAGGCGTTCGCCGACATCATCGATGCCTTCACCAAGGCCAACTCGAAGGTCTCCGTACGCCAGGACATCTCGCCGTCGTACGACTACCAGTCGAAGGCGCTGCAGCAGATCCGCGGCGGCAACGTCGGTGACGTCTTCGTCGCGTTCCGCGGCGCGCAGTTCGTCGACATGGTCGGGGCCGGGCTGTACGCCGATCTGTCGAAGCAGCCGTGGGCGGAGAACTACGACCAGGAACTCGCGGCGCCCGGCAAGCACGACGGCGAGCTGCTCGGCTTCCCTTACCAGTACGTCTTCAACATGCCGGTCTACAACGTGAACCTGTTGCAGAAGGCCGGCTACGAGGAACCACCGACCGACTGGGACGGCTTCCTCGCCATGTGCCGCAAGCTCAAGGCGCAGGGCGTCACCCCGATCGCCTGGCCGGGTGGCGAGCCGGGCAACGCGGGGCACCTGCTCAACTCCATGGTGATGAACAACGCCCCGAGCGACGACATGTTCGCCAAGATGGAAGCCGGTGACTACAAGGCCACCGACGACTGGTACGTCCACACCCTCGAGCAGTACGCGCAGCTGCGGCCGTACTTCCAGAAGAACGCCACCGGCACCCAGGTCGAGCCCGCCGAGCAGATGTTCGTGGACGAGAAGGCGGCGATGCTCGCGACCGGCTCGTTCCATATCATCGCCCTGCGGGCTGTCGGGGCCAAGTTCCCGATGGACTGCCTCGCTCCCATCACCGTCGCGGAGAAGGATGCGAAGTACCAGGGGATCCACAACGCGACGTTCATCCTCGGGGTGAACACGAAGTCGGACAACACCCCGGCCGCGGTGAAGTTCCTCGAGTATCTGTCGGACCCGAAGGTCGCGGTCAAGTACGCCGACGCCACCGTCCAGCACTCGACGATCAAGGGCGTCGAGTACACGAACAAGGACCTCAAGGCGCTCGAGCCGTGGCTGGAGAAGAAGACGATGCTGGCGCCCCGCTTCCAGTTCGTCGACCTCGACATCGCCGCTGCCGTGGAGAACGCGGCGATCGAGGTCGTCGGCGGCAAGGACCCGGAGAAGGCCGCGCAGGCCGCAGAGAAGATCGCCGACCAGAGGCGGAAGTGA
- a CDS encoding DeoR family transcriptional regulator, which translates to MVEQLGPLDGATARRRSILTALHSSGFASITDLARSLGVSDMTIRRDLQKLAEVGEARVVRGGVSLPEGSLQHTGFDNRAGVNTAAKQRIAERAVGLVALTDSVAVDAGTTTCALADALPSDFTGCVVTHSVPVIHRLTASRPDARVVGLGGDLLRASEAFVGPMTVDAATHVRVRLFFLGAAAVDGRGVYVAADTERPTKLALMAAADEVVLLADHTKFATSAPVRLCELEQLSTVVTDRDPPEELRDQLAEAGVTLTVAD; encoded by the coding sequence ATGGTCGAGCAGCTGGGTCCTCTCGACGGCGCGACGGCGCGCCGTCGGTCGATCCTGACCGCGTTGCACTCATCCGGCTTCGCCTCGATCACCGACCTCGCCCGCTCGCTGGGCGTCTCCGACATGACCATCAGACGCGACCTGCAGAAACTCGCCGAGGTCGGCGAGGCCCGCGTGGTGCGCGGCGGCGTGAGCCTGCCCGAGGGCTCGCTGCAGCACACCGGTTTCGACAACCGCGCCGGCGTGAACACCGCGGCGAAGCAGCGCATCGCCGAACGCGCCGTCGGGCTGGTCGCGCTCACCGACAGCGTCGCCGTCGACGCTGGCACGACCACCTGCGCGCTCGCGGACGCGCTACCGAGCGACTTCACCGGGTGCGTGGTCACCCACTCGGTGCCGGTCATCCACCGGCTCACCGCGAGCCGGCCGGACGCACGCGTCGTCGGTCTCGGCGGCGACCTGCTGCGCGCCAGCGAGGCGTTCGTCGGCCCGATGACCGTAGACGCGGCGACGCACGTACGGGTGCGGCTGTTCTTCCTCGGCGCCGCGGCAGTCGACGGCCGCGGCGTCTACGTGGCGGCGGACACCGAGCGCCCGACGAAGCTCGCCCTGATGGCAGCCGCGGACGAGGTGGTACTGCTCGCCGACCACACGAAGTTCGCCACCTCCGCCCCGGTGCGGCTGTGCGAGCTGGAACAGCTCAGCACAGTGGTCACCGACCGCGACCCACCCGAGGAACTGCGCGACCAACTGGCCGAGGCCGGCGTCACCCTGACCGTCGCCGACTGA
- the pdxS gene encoding pyridoxal 5'-phosphate synthase lyase subunit PdxS — translation MRDEATFRVKSGLAEMLKGGVIMDVVTPEQAKIAEQAGACAVMALERVPADIRRDGGVARMSDPEMIEGIKAAVTIPVMAKARIGHFAEAQVLEALEVDYIDESEVLTPADEANHVDKWAFNVPFVCGATNLGEALRRIGEGAAMIRSKGEAGTGDIVEAVRHMRMITGQIRKLAALDTAELATAAKEHQAPFDLVRDVAENGKLPVVLFCAGGIATPADAALMMQLGAEGVFVGSGIFKSEDPQRRANAIVEATTHYADPARVAKASRGLGTAMTSLESAKLTDEQLLAGRGW, via the coding sequence ATGCGAGACGAAGCGACGTTCAGGGTCAAGTCCGGGCTGGCGGAGATGCTGAAGGGCGGCGTCATCATGGACGTCGTCACCCCGGAGCAGGCGAAGATCGCCGAGCAGGCGGGCGCATGCGCCGTGATGGCGCTCGAGCGGGTGCCCGCCGACATCCGGCGCGACGGCGGCGTGGCCAGGATGTCCGATCCGGAGATGATCGAGGGCATCAAGGCGGCCGTCACGATCCCCGTGATGGCGAAGGCACGTATCGGCCACTTCGCCGAGGCGCAGGTGCTCGAGGCCCTGGAAGTCGACTACATCGACGAGTCCGAGGTGCTCACGCCGGCCGACGAGGCCAACCACGTCGACAAGTGGGCGTTCAACGTGCCGTTCGTGTGCGGTGCGACCAACCTGGGCGAGGCGCTGCGCCGCATCGGCGAGGGCGCGGCGATGATCCGGTCCAAGGGCGAAGCGGGCACCGGTGACATCGTCGAGGCGGTACGCCACATGCGCATGATCACCGGCCAGATCCGCAAGCTCGCGGCGCTGGACACCGCCGAGCTCGCGACCGCGGCGAAGGAGCACCAGGCGCCGTTCGACCTGGTGCGGGACGTGGCGGAGAACGGCAAGCTGCCGGTCGTGCTGTTCTGCGCAGGCGGCATCGCCACCCCGGCGGACGCGGCGCTGATGATGCAGCTCGGCGCGGAGGGCGTGTTCGTCGGCTCCGGCATCTTCAAGTCGGAGGACCCGCAGCGGCGGGCGAACGCGATCGTGGAGGCGACCACGCACTACGCCGACCCGGCCAGGGTGGCGAAGGCGTCGCGCGGCCTCGGCACGGCGATGACCAGCCTGGAGTCGGCGAAGCTCACCGACGAGCAGCTGCTCGCGGGCCGCGGCTGGTGA
- the pdxT gene encoding pyridoxal 5'-phosphate synthase glutaminase subunit PdxT codes for MGRTVGVLALQGDFAAHAAILRTLGAASREVRVPADLDGIDALVIPGGESTTMTLGIEREGLGDPIRELAASKPVLGTCAGLIMLDQKHLGVLDMVAERNAFGRQVRSFEADLDVTGVDGRVRAVFIRAPWVASYGPDVEVLAEVDGHPVAVRTGTALAVAFHPELTSEARIHRLLLDQLNR; via the coding sequence ATGGGCCGGACCGTCGGCGTGCTCGCGCTGCAGGGCGACTTCGCCGCGCACGCGGCGATCCTGCGGACGCTCGGCGCGGCGTCCCGCGAGGTACGGGTGCCCGCGGACCTGGACGGCATCGACGCCCTGGTGATCCCCGGCGGCGAGTCCACCACCATGACGCTCGGCATCGAGCGGGAGGGGCTGGGCGACCCGATCCGCGAGCTGGCGGCGAGCAAGCCGGTGCTCGGCACCTGTGCCGGCCTGATCATGCTCGACCAGAAGCACCTCGGCGTGCTCGACATGGTCGCCGAGCGCAACGCGTTCGGCCGCCAGGTGCGCTCGTTCGAGGCCGACCTGGACGTCACCGGCGTCGACGGCCGGGTGCGCGCGGTCTTCATCCGGGCGCCCTGGGTCGCCTCGTACGGCCCGGACGTCGAGGTGCTCGCCGAGGTCGACGGGCACCCGGTGGCGGTGCGTACAGGCACGGCGCTCGCGGTGGCGTTCCACCCGGAGCTGACCAGCGAGGCCCGCATCCACCGGCTGCTTCTCGACCAGCTCAACCGGTAA
- a CDS encoding HAD hydrolase-like protein, with protein MGTQKPDARMYLTACDGLGVAPERCLYVGDGNSNELTGATAVGLRAVYLDAERPLRPAADYEGASWTGERVTSLAEIPPLLGH; from the coding sequence ATGGGCACGCAGAAGCCGGACGCCAGGATGTACCTCACCGCCTGCGACGGCCTCGGCGTCGCGCCCGAGCGGTGCCTGTACGTTGGTGACGGCAACAGCAACGAGCTGACCGGTGCGACGGCGGTCGGCCTGCGTGCCGTGTACCTGGACGCCGAACGCCCGCTGCGGCCGGCCGCCGACTACGAGGGCGCGTCCTGGACGGGGGAGCGCGTCACGTCGCTCGCGGAGATCCCGCCGCTGCTCGGCCACTGA